GACAGGGAGGAGACGGCGGCGAGCGGGTTGTCGACGGGGTCGAAGGTGGGCGAGTCGTCGTGCGGGCCGTGGGCCTCGGTCCAGGCGTCGAGCATGCCGAGCGTGCGCGCCGGGCCCGGGCCGCCGTCGTTGAAGTCGCCGACCAGGACCAGACCGCCCGTCACACCCGCCGTTCCCTCGGCGAGACCGGTGAGTTCGGCGGCGCGCCGGGCGGGCCCCTCCTCGGAGTGGTCGCTCGTCAGATGCGTGGCGGCCACCGTCAGCGGTCCGGCCGCGGTGTCCACGACGACGGCGGTGACGGCCTTGTGGCGGCCGAGGACGTGCAGGGCGGCCTCCCGCACCGGGAGCCGGCTGAGCAGCAGCAGACCGCAGTCGTCGACGTCCTTGCCGTAGGGGTCGGCGCCGAGGATGTAGTGGGCCCGGACCCAGGACGCCTCCAGGAGCATGGTCAGCAGCCCCGCCTCGACCTCCTGCAGGGCGATGACGTCGGCGTCCGCGCGCTCGAGCGCGTCGAGCAGCAGCGGGCGGCGCAGGGCGGTGTCGATGCGGTGGCTGTCGTAGCGGTCCCAGAGCGTGTTCCAGGTCAGCACCCTGATCCGGTCGCGGCCCTGCTCCCCCTGGGCGTGCGCCGCGGGGCGCCACCGTCCGGCGGCCGCGTCCCACGCGTGCGGCGTGCGCGCAGTGAAGAAAGGCGCGCGCAGCCGGCGTGCCTCGCGGACCCGGCCGGCGCCGGAGGCGTCGACGCGGTCCACCCCCGTGGCGCGGTCCCACACGATCTCGCCGTCCGCCTCGACGAACAGCACCCGGTGCCAGGGGATCTCGCCGCCCGGCACGAACGTCGCCAGCGGCACGCGCTTGGGCGCGGCGCCCCGCTGGTGGACGCCGAACACGAACCGCGCGGGGTCGAACCGCGCGTCCCAGCGCACCTGGTGGTAGATCTCCTCGCTGGTACGCATCAGGCGTCCTCCCCCTCCAGTGTGCCGTCGCGGTCCTGCACGGTCCCGTCCGCGCCGACGTACCAGGTGCGGTGGGCCTGGCCCGGGTAGGGCGGCACGAACCGGCGCAGTTGCCCCGCCAGCACGTCCGACGGCACCGGATGCGCGCGGGTGGCGTTGCGCCGTCCCAGCTCGTCCTCGTCGGCGAGGACGACGACATGGGTGACCAGCGCGTCGCGCCGACGCGCCACGGCCTGGACCAGGGAACGCTGCTGCGGGTTGAGCGACGTCGCGTCCCACACGACCGTGCCGCCGGCCGCGAGCGCTCCGTCCAGGCGGTCCAGTCCCTCCCGCAGCACTTCCCCGTTGGCCTTCTGATCGGCCCGCGAGCCGCGCGCCGCACGCAGCGCGTCCAGCTCGACGCGCGCCGACACGCCGTCGAGCCGCGCCGCGAAGGCGCTCTTGCCGCTGCCGGACGGGCCCACGAGGTGCACCAGCCGGGGGAAGTCCCCGTCCCGCCAGCGCCAGGTCGACGCGACGGCCTCCTCGACGGTGCGGATCCGCCCCCGAGCGTACGTCTCCCGGGTCTCCGCCCAGCAGCGGTCCGCCGCCTCGCCGCGGATGCCGTCCCGCGCCAGCGCCGTACGCAGCCCGGACTGCAGGGGCGCGAGCGGAGCATCGACGAGCAGCCCCGCCTCCTCCGCGTGCAGCGCCGACCACTCCACCTGTTCGCGCGCCGTCCGGTCGTCCCCCGCGGCCGCCGCCGCGACGGCGTGCAGCACACCCAGGTCGGCCGCGAACGACATCCGTACGAGCCCGGCCCGCCGCTCCGCGTCGGGGTACGGCCTTTGCAGTGCGGTGTGCAGGCCCACCAGGTCGGCGACGCGCCTCGCCAGCGGCACCCCCAGGGGGCCGGCGGCCCTGCGCATCAGCGACGCCCGCGGTGTGCGATGCAGCAGTGCGGCGAGCACCCCGGCGAGAAGGGCGTCCCCGCCGCGGCCGAGCGCGGCCAGCCGCGCGCTCGTCTCGGCGGCCGCCTCCGCCTCCGCCTCAGCGGCTGCGGCTGCGTGCGCACGGGCGTCCGGGTCGCCGTCCGCGTCGCCGTGGGCGCTCCGCCCTCGCACGTACCGGGCCAGTGCCCTCGCGTCCGGGTCCGCCCCGGACCGCACGGCCCACAGCGCGGCCCGCGCGCCGAGGCCGTTCTCCACGACGGCCGCGTGCATCCAGTGGGTGTCCGTGGTGACGTGTCCCGGCCGTACCCACTTGGCGATCCGTCCGGCGAAGTCGTCGCGTGCGAAGCCCTCGACGGTGCGTACGACGTATCCCTCCTGCCGCCCGGTCTCCACCCGCAGGCGGCGCAGCGCGCGCTCGTCGAACACTCCCCGCCACAGCACCGGCGGCGTCGGCACGCCCAGCTCGCGCAGGAACCGCACGGTCTCGTCCCAGCCCAGACACCGGTCGTGCTCGTCCCACACGGAGAACCCGTAGAAGTAACCCTCCAGGTCGTCGTACGGGATCGAGTGCCGCGCGTACATGTTCTCCCCGCACACCCGCCAGCCCGCCGGGATCCGCGCCCCCACCCGCCCCTGCAACGCCTTGACCCACGTTCTCGACGGATGGTGCGCCGAGTCCACGGACCGCGCGTGCAGCCCGTCCGCGTACAGCGTCGTGTTCTCCCCGTCGAGTTTCTCGGTGACGACGACTTCCCGCCCGGCGAGCCCGCTCAGCCCACCGGCCCGGACATCGTCTGATGACATGCCAGGTGACCAGGGCAAATGAGGGGTTCGAGGGTAGGAGGCACGCATGCGGGCCACTATAGGAGCGCCGAAACACCGCCCTCCATCGGATTTACCGGACGCCCCGTCGGCCCATCGGCAGAGGGAAGCGGCCTGCGGGTCATCGCGTTCCGCCGGGCGCCGCCGTGCCCAGCAGGGCGGACAGCTGCGGGGAGTACGTGGCGTGCAGGACGAGTGCCGCGCTGCCCACCACCGCCGCGTCCGTGCCGAGCCAGGACGCCTCGACCTCGACGACCCGGACATGGCGCGACAGCGGGCGGGCGGCCAGCGCGGCGGCGACCACCTCGACGTAGCGCGACTCGACGTGCTGGATGCCGTGACCGCCGAGAACGATCAGGTCGACGTCGATGAAGTTCACGATGTCGACCGCGACGGAGGCGACGTGCTCCGCGGTCTCGTCGATGACCGCGGCGGCGACCGGGTCGCCCGCCGCCGCGGCCACCCCGATCGCGGCATGGTCGACCGACTCGGGACGGTCGGCGAACATCCGCGCCAGCTCGCTGTCCGGGTGCGCTCCGGCGGCCAGCCTGCGGTGCACCGCGTCGACGATGGCCGTGGGGTTGACGAGCCGCTCCAGGCACCCCCGGTTGCCGCAGTAGCACTCCGGTCCCTCGGGCAGCACCGAGGAGTGCCCGAACTCTCCCGCGTTGAGTGAACCGCCCCGGTACACCTGGTGGTTGAGGATGAGGCCGCCGCCGACGCCGGTGCCGAAGAAGAAGTAGGCGAAGTCCGCGACGCCTCGGCCCGCGCCCGACCAGCGCTCACCGACGGCGGCGGCGGTGGCGTCGTTGTCGAGGGTGACCGGCAGGCCGGTCGCCTCGCTCAGCATGTGCTGCACCGGCACCCGGGTCCATCGGGCCAGCTGGGGCGCTCCGACGATGGCCCCCTGTCCGAGGTCGATCGGGCCGGGAGTGGCGAGGCCCAGCCCGAGGACCCTGTCGCGGGCGACGCCCGTCTCGGCCAGCACGTCGGCGACCAGTTCCGCCATGTCCTTGACGACCTGGGCCGGCTCGATGCCGGGATGCGTGGGGCGTTTCTTGACGACGAGCGGCCGGCCCAGCAGGTCGACCACGGTGCAGCTGAGCTCCACGGGGTCGAAGTGCAGGCCGACCGCGCTGCCCGCCTCGGCGTTGATCCGCAGGGTGGTGCGGGGCTTGCCGCCGCTGGACACCCGGCTCGCGCCGTCCTCCCGCACGATGCCCTCGTCGAGCAGACGGCGCACGATGCCCGAGACCGTCTGCGGGGTGAGGCCGGTGTGCTGGGCGATCTCGACGCGGCTGACGCCGTCGGCGAGCTGGATCTGGTCCAGGACGACGGCCCGGTTGTATCGCCCGACCTTCGGAAGGTTCGTTCCTGCCTGCCGCACGCACGGTCCTCTCTCGTAACCCCCCGCCAACCTATCTCCCGCGGCCCATTGACTTAGTAAAACAAATGGATTTAGTGTCCGGACCCGCAGACGAAATCTCGGACACGACGGCACAGGGCAGTGCCATCGGAGGCAAGTTGATGTCCAAGCAATGCCGCAGGCCCGAAGGCTCGGGAACGCGACGCGTTCCCCGCGGTGGGGAGCAGCGCACATGACGCCCACCGCCCCGAACCTGCTGGAGATGCGGTCGATCACCAAGACCTTTCCCGGCGTCACCGCGCTCGCCGATGTCAGCCTCGCCGTGCGGAAGGGTGAGATCCACGCGATCTGCGGCGAGAACGGCGCCGGCAAGTCCACGCTCATGAAGGTGCTCAGCGGTGTGCACCCGCACGGCAGTTACACA
The window above is part of the Streptomyces sp. NBC_00425 genome. Proteins encoded here:
- a CDS encoding RNA ligase family protein, producing MRASYPRTPHLPWSPGMSSDDVRAGGLSGLAGREVVVTEKLDGENTTLYADGLHARSVDSAHHPSRTWVKALQGRVGARIPAGWRVCGENMYARHSIPYDDLEGYFYGFSVWDEHDRCLGWDETVRFLRELGVPTPPVLWRGVFDERALRRLRVETGRQEGYVVRTVEGFARDDFAGRIAKWVRPGHVTTDTHWMHAAVVENGLGARAALWAVRSGADPDARALARYVRGRSAHGDADGDPDARAHAAAAAEAEAEAAAETSARLAALGRGGDALLAGVLAALLHRTPRASLMRRAAGPLGVPLARRVADLVGLHTALQRPYPDAERRAGLVRMSFAADLGVLHAVAAAAAGDDRTAREQVEWSALHAEEAGLLVDAPLAPLQSGLRTALARDGIRGEAADRCWAETRETYARGRIRTVEEAVASTWRWRDGDFPRLVHLVGPSGSGKSAFAARLDGVSARVELDALRAARGSRADQKANGEVLREGLDRLDGALAAGGTVVWDATSLNPQQRSLVQAVARRRDALVTHVVVLADEDELGRRNATRAHPVPSDVLAGQLRRFVPPYPGQAHRTWYVGADGTVQDRDGTLEGEDA
- a CDS encoding ROK family transcriptional regulator; this translates as MRQAGTNLPKVGRYNRAVVLDQIQLADGVSRVEIAQHTGLTPQTVSGIVRRLLDEGIVREDGASRVSSGGKPRTTLRINAEAGSAVGLHFDPVELSCTVVDLLGRPLVVKKRPTHPGIEPAQVVKDMAELVADVLAETGVARDRVLGLGLATPGPIDLGQGAIVGAPQLARWTRVPVQHMLSEATGLPVTLDNDATAAAVGERWSGAGRGVADFAYFFFGTGVGGGLILNHQVYRGGSLNAGEFGHSSVLPEGPECYCGNRGCLERLVNPTAIVDAVHRRLAAGAHPDSELARMFADRPESVDHAAIGVAAAAGDPVAAAVIDETAEHVASVAVDIVNFIDVDLIVLGGHGIQHVESRYVEVVAAALAARPLSRHVRVVEVEASWLGTDAAVVGSAALVLHATYSPQLSALLGTAAPGGTR